The Delphinus delphis chromosome 7, mDelDel1.2, whole genome shotgun sequence genome includes a window with the following:
- the SPATA3 gene encoding spermatogenesis-associated protein 3 isoform X1: MKKGKGQKSKARRRGSASQHASSDGTGSSPQPPSPPPTRPPPSTPTTPPPSSGVTSQPSSESIPPQPVPQALPAPEVSRWARGVASPDTGTKASPRSSKTAGSVTRAGPRTCCSCSACPGSSACWHRLGLCHSRIFDVLLPRAWPTMPGRGFPNLLTFYRRPASKHSTHRNLRAPSPWDCCCGSGSPRSCLLHH; the protein is encoded by the exons ATGAAGAAGGGCAAGGGGCAGAAATCGAAGGCCAGGCGCCGAGGCTCCGCCTCCCAGCACGCCAGCTCCGACGGCACCGGATCCAGCCCGCAGCCGCCCAGCCCTCCGCCCACCCGGCCGCCGCCCAGCACCCCGACCACGCCGCCGCCCAGCTCTGGAGTCACCTCACAGCCCAGCAGTGAATCCATCCCCCCGCAGCCCGTGCCCCAGGCTCTCCCAGCTCCCGAAGTCAGCCGTTGGGCTCGGGGCGTCGCGTCTCCGGACACTGGCACAAAAGCATCCCCTCGATCCAGCAAAACAG CAGGGTCTGTGACGCGAGCGGGCCCGCGCACCTGCTGTTCCTGTTCCGCTTGTCCCGGCAGCTCTGCTTGCTGGCATCGTCTGGGCCTGTGCCACAGCCGCATCTTCGATGTCCTTCTGCCTCGGGCCTGGCCGACCATGCCGGGGAGAGGATTCCCAAACCTCCTCACCTTCTACAG AAGACCTGCAAGTAAACATTCCACTCATCGTAACTTGCGTGCTCCGAGCCCTTGGGACTGTTGCTGTGGCTCTGGGAGCCCTAGGAGCTGCCTACTACATCACTGA
- the SPATA3 gene encoding spermatogenesis-associated protein 3 isoform X2: MKKGKGQKSKARRRGSASQHASSDGTGSSPQPPSPPPTRPPPSTPTTPPPSSGVTSQPSSESIPPQPVPQALPAPEVSRWARGVASPDTGTKASPRSSKTGSVTRAGPRTCCSCSACPGSSACWHRLGLCHSRIFDVLLPRAWPTMPGRGFPNLLTFYRRPASKHSTHRNLRAPSPWDCCCGSGSPRSCLLHH; this comes from the exons ATGAAGAAGGGCAAGGGGCAGAAATCGAAGGCCAGGCGCCGAGGCTCCGCCTCCCAGCACGCCAGCTCCGACGGCACCGGATCCAGCCCGCAGCCGCCCAGCCCTCCGCCCACCCGGCCGCCGCCCAGCACCCCGACCACGCCGCCGCCCAGCTCTGGAGTCACCTCACAGCCCAGCAGTGAATCCATCCCCCCGCAGCCCGTGCCCCAGGCTCTCCCAGCTCCCGAAGTCAGCCGTTGGGCTCGGGGCGTCGCGTCTCCGGACACTGGCACAAAAGCATCCCCTCGATCCAGCAAAACAG GGTCTGTGACGCGAGCGGGCCCGCGCACCTGCTGTTCCTGTTCCGCTTGTCCCGGCAGCTCTGCTTGCTGGCATCGTCTGGGCCTGTGCCACAGCCGCATCTTCGATGTCCTTCTGCCTCGGGCCTGGCCGACCATGCCGGGGAGAGGATTCCCAAACCTCCTCACCTTCTACAG AAGACCTGCAAGTAAACATTCCACTCATCGTAACTTGCGTGCTCCGAGCCCTTGGGACTGTTGCTGTGGCTCTGGGAGCCCTAGGAGCTGCCTACTACATCACTGA
- the SPATA3 gene encoding spermatogenesis-associated protein 3 isoform X3: protein MKKGKGQKSKARRRGSASQHASSDGTGSSPQPPSPPPTRPPPSTPTTPPPSSGVTSQPSSESIPPQPVPQALPAPEVSRWARGVASPDTGTKASPRSSKTAGSVTRAGPRTCCSCSACPGSSACWHRLGLCHSRIFDVLLPRAWPTMPGRGFPNLLTFYRPASKHSTHRNLRAPSPWDCCCGSGSPRSCLLHH from the exons ATGAAGAAGGGCAAGGGGCAGAAATCGAAGGCCAGGCGCCGAGGCTCCGCCTCCCAGCACGCCAGCTCCGACGGCACCGGATCCAGCCCGCAGCCGCCCAGCCCTCCGCCCACCCGGCCGCCGCCCAGCACCCCGACCACGCCGCCGCCCAGCTCTGGAGTCACCTCACAGCCCAGCAGTGAATCCATCCCCCCGCAGCCCGTGCCCCAGGCTCTCCCAGCTCCCGAAGTCAGCCGTTGGGCTCGGGGCGTCGCGTCTCCGGACACTGGCACAAAAGCATCCCCTCGATCCAGCAAAACAG CAGGGTCTGTGACGCGAGCGGGCCCGCGCACCTGCTGTTCCTGTTCCGCTTGTCCCGGCAGCTCTGCTTGCTGGCATCGTCTGGGCCTGTGCCACAGCCGCATCTTCGATGTCCTTCTGCCTCGGGCCTGGCCGACCATGCCGGGGAGAGGATTCCCAAACCTCCTCACCTTCTACAG ACCTGCAAGTAAACATTCCACTCATCGTAACTTGCGTGCTCCGAGCCCTTGGGACTGTTGCTGTGGCTCTGGGAGCCCTAGGAGCTGCCTACTACATCACTGA